One Chitinophagales bacterium genomic window carries:
- a CDS encoding O-methyltransferase, translating to MIQQEEKTRITFFSEKERSAIEAKEKAQFIAFAPIIFKVTLALRNLGVLEKIAEAQNGFTLKELQKQTGLSPYALRVMTDGGVQAGVLYKDSDGRFHLTKTGHFILYDRMTTVNLDFNNDVCYRGFTHIERALLEGSPAGLTELGPWKTIYEGLSQLPERVRSSWFAFDHFYSDDVFDKVLPIIFKQDIRKLLDIGGNTGKFAAQCVSYSPTVEVTIVDLPGQIQIAKQEISQRSEAERVHYYEADMLQESSHLPEGFDAIWMSQFLDCFAPDEIILILKKCKQIMNTNTRVYILEPFTDLQRFEASAFVLEMTSLYFTVMANGNSRMYNSSEMKTFVNHAGLQVEEIISGLGICQSLMICRI from the coding sequence ATGATTCAACAGGAAGAAAAGACGCGCATTACCTTTTTCAGCGAAAAAGAACGCTCAGCTATTGAAGCCAAGGAAAAGGCTCAGTTTATTGCATTTGCCCCCATCATTTTTAAGGTTACCCTGGCCTTGCGCAATCTGGGGGTACTTGAAAAAATCGCAGAGGCTCAAAACGGCTTTACCCTCAAAGAGCTACAGAAGCAAACCGGCTTATCGCCTTACGCTTTGCGTGTAATGACAGACGGGGGTGTGCAGGCAGGCGTGCTGTACAAAGACTCCGATGGCAGGTTCCATCTCACCAAAACTGGCCATTTCATTCTTTATGACAGGATGACTACCGTAAACCTGGATTTCAATAATGATGTCTGTTACCGGGGATTTACACATATTGAAAGGGCCCTTCTGGAAGGAAGCCCTGCAGGGCTCACCGAATTAGGCCCCTGGAAAACCATTTATGAAGGGCTCTCCCAACTGCCCGAACGGGTCAGGAGCAGCTGGTTTGCCTTTGACCATTTTTATTCTGATGATGTGTTTGATAAGGTATTGCCGATAATTTTTAAACAAGACATACGTAAACTACTGGATATCGGAGGCAATACCGGCAAATTCGCAGCCCAATGTGTAAGCTATTCCCCGACCGTAGAGGTTACCATCGTAGACCTGCCCGGACAAATACAAATTGCCAAACAGGAAATCTCCCAAAGGTCAGAGGCCGAAAGGGTGCATTACTACGAAGCGGATATGCTGCAGGAATCATCACACCTGCCGGAGGGCTTTGATGCTATTTGGATGAGTCAGTTTCTGGATTGCTTTGCTCCGGATGAAATTATTCTGATACTGAAAAAATGCAAGCAAATCATGAATACGAACACGCGGGTCTATATCCTTGAGCCATTCACCGACTTGCAGCGCTTTGAGGCTTCCGCGTTTGTGCTGGAAATGACCTCCCTGTACTTCACCGTCATGGCCAATGGCAACAGCCGCATGTACAACAGCAGCGAAATGAAAACTTTCGTCAATCATGCCGGTCTGCAGGTAGAGGAAATCATCAGCGGTCTGGGCATCTGCCAGTCGTTAATGATTTGCCGGATATAA
- the dnaK gene encoding chaperone protein DnaK, whose amino-acid sequence MGKIIGIDLGTTNSCVAVIEGNEPVVIPNDEGRRTTPSVVAFMPNGERKIGDPAKRQAITNPQNTVSSVKRFMGRRYDEVLDEIKRVSYKVVKGENNTVRIDINGRLYTPQEISAMILQKMKKIAEDYLGHEVTEAVITVPAYFNDSQRQATKEAGEIAGLKVKRILNEPTAAALAYGLDKKHKKDMKIAVFDLGGGTFDISILEMGEGVFEVKSTNGDTHLGGDDFDHVLIDWLAEEFKKDENVDLRKDPMALQRLKEAAEKAKIELSSSIETEINLPYITAIDGVPKHLVKKLTRAKFEQLCDHLIERTLEPCRAALKDAGYKASDIDEVILVGGSTRIPKIQEVVEKFFGRKPSKGVNPDEVVAIGAAIQGGILSGDVNDDIVLVDVTPLSLGIETMGGVFTKIIEANSTIPKKESQIFTTATDNQPSVEIHVLQGERPLAKDNRTIGRFHLDGIPPAPRGVPQIEVTFDIDANGILHVSAKDKGTGKEQSIRIEASTGLTKEEIERMKREAKANEEADRREREKIDKLNAADSLIFQTEKQLKEFESKLPSHHKTAIEEALKELKKAHGDKDLSAIDTATKKLNDAWAAASQDLYKATQGQPGGSTGAGADGGSTSSGTDDVTDVEFEEVGKDKK is encoded by the coding sequence ATGGGAAAAATAATAGGAATTGACTTGGGAACTACCAACTCCTGTGTAGCCGTCATTGAAGGCAACGAGCCGGTAGTAATACCCAATGACGAAGGCAGACGGACCACACCATCTGTAGTTGCCTTTATGCCTAACGGGGAAAGAAAAATCGGAGACCCTGCCAAACGGCAGGCTATTACCAATCCGCAGAATACCGTCTCTTCAGTAAAGCGCTTTATGGGGCGCAGATATGACGAAGTACTGGATGAGATCAAAAGAGTATCCTATAAAGTTGTAAAAGGTGAAAACAACACCGTACGCATAGACATCAATGGTCGTCTTTACACTCCCCAGGAAATTTCCGCAATGATTCTTCAGAAAATGAAAAAAATCGCAGAAGATTACTTAGGGCATGAAGTAACCGAAGCTGTCATTACCGTGCCTGCTTATTTCAACGACTCTCAAAGACAAGCCACCAAAGAAGCCGGTGAAATTGCTGGCCTGAAAGTAAAACGTATCCTCAACGAGCCCACCGCAGCGGCTTTAGCCTACGGTCTCGACAAAAAGCACAAAAAAGACATGAAGATTGCCGTGTTTGACCTCGGAGGCGGCACCTTTGATATCTCCATCCTGGAAATGGGAGAAGGAGTCTTTGAAGTAAAATCTACTAATGGAGATACGCATCTGGGGGGTGATGACTTTGACCATGTGCTGATCGACTGGCTTGCCGAAGAGTTCAAAAAAGATGAAAATGTGGATCTGAGAAAAGATCCGATGGCTCTGCAGCGCCTGAAAGAAGCTGCTGAAAAAGCAAAAATTGAGCTATCCTCCTCCATAGAGACAGAAATCAACCTGCCTTACATCACGGCTATAGATGGCGTTCCCAAACATCTGGTTAAAAAACTTACCCGCGCCAAGTTTGAACAGCTATGCGATCATCTGATTGAGCGCACTCTGGAACCCTGTCGTGCTGCACTAAAAGACGCTGGCTACAAAGCCTCCGATATTGATGAAGTAATTCTGGTAGGGGGTTCCACCCGCATTCCGAAAATACAGGAAGTGGTAGAAAAATTCTTCGGAAGAAAACCCTCCAAAGGCGTCAACCCAGATGAAGTGGTAGCTATCGGTGCTGCCATACAAGGTGGCATACTGAGTGGAGATGTGAATGACGACATCGTGCTGGTAGACGTTACCCCGCTTTCGTTGGGTATTGAAACAATGGGAGGAGTTTTCACAAAAATCATTGAAGCCAACTCCACCATACCCAAGAAGGAGTCGCAGATATTTACTACAGCTACTGACAATCAGCCATCCGTTGAAATTCATGTGCTGCAGGGTGAGCGTCCGCTGGCCAAAGACAACCGCACCATCGGAAGATTTCATCTGGATGGCATACCCCCGGCACCAAGAGGAGTTCCCCAAATTGAAGTAACTTTTGACATTGATGCCAACGGCATTCTCCACGTGAGCGCCAAAGATAAAGGCACTGGTAAGGAGCAGAGCATCCGCATTGAGGCTTCCACAGGCCTGACTAAGGAAGAGATAGAAAGAATGAAACGCGAAGCCAAGGCCAATGAAGAAGCCGACAGAAGAGAGCGCGAAAAAATTGACAAGCTCAATGCAGCTGATTCGCTCATCTTCCAGACCGAGAAACAGCTTAAAGAATTTGAAAGTAAGCTGCCCTCTCATCACAAAACAGCTATTGAAGAAGCCCTTAAGGAGCTCAAAAAGGCTCATGGCGACAAAGACCTCAGCGCCATTGACACAGCTACCAAAAAACTCAATGACGCATGGGCTGCCGCTTCACAGGATCTCTACAAAGCCACACAGGGACAACCCGGTGGATCAACAGGTGCCGGAGCTGACGGAGGAAGCACTTCGTCCGGCACAGATGACGTAACGGACGTGGAATTTGAAGAAGTAGGAAAGGATAAGAAGTAA
- a CDS encoding energy-dependent translational throttle protein EttA has protein sequence MSQEIIFSMLGVSKTVPPNRQILKDIYLSFFYGAKIGIIGMNGSGKSTLLKIIAGVDDNFQGKIEKSRNYTVGLLEQEPKLDPEKTVLEIVREGKKEIFDMLSEYNSITEQFSDPNADQDKLMARMGELQDKMDAADAWEIDTVLQRAMDALQCPEPDALIKSCSGGEKRRVALCRLLLQEPDILLLDEPTNHLDAESVLWLEHHLEQYKGTVICVTHDRYFLDNVAGWILELDRGEGIPWKGNYSSWLEQKQQRLLQEEKAESRRQKMLQRELEWVRMGAKGRQAKGKARLANYEKLLSEDVKKKEEQLEIYIPPGPRLGAKVIEAKNVSKSFGNKLLFENLNFSLPQGGIVGVIGPNGAGKTTLFRMIMGEVKPDSGSFEIGPTVKISYVDQEHVNIDPEKTVWEAISSGNEWIELGKLKLNSRGYVSRFNFNGADQQKKVKVLSGGERNRLHLALTLREEANVLLLDEPTNDLDVNTMRALEEALENYAGCAVIISHDRWFLDRVCTHILAFEGEGVVYFYEGGFSDYEENRRMRQGDEVKRFRYKKLVAG, from the coding sequence ATGTCACAGGAAATCATTTTCTCCATGCTGGGAGTCAGCAAAACCGTTCCTCCGAACAGACAGATTTTAAAGGATATCTACCTCTCATTTTTTTACGGAGCAAAAATCGGTATCATTGGTATGAACGGCTCCGGGAAGTCCACGCTGCTGAAAATCATAGCAGGCGTAGATGATAATTTTCAGGGAAAAATAGAGAAGAGCAGAAACTATACTGTAGGTCTGCTGGAGCAAGAGCCTAAACTGGACCCCGAAAAAACTGTGCTTGAGATTGTCCGTGAGGGCAAGAAAGAAATCTTTGACATGCTCAGTGAGTACAACTCCATTACCGAACAATTCAGCGACCCCAATGCCGATCAGGACAAACTGATGGCCCGCATGGGTGAGCTACAGGACAAGATGGATGCAGCCGATGCATGGGAAATTGACACCGTACTACAGCGGGCTATGGATGCCCTCCAATGTCCGGAGCCGGATGCGTTGATTAAAAGCTGCAGCGGAGGCGAAAAGCGCAGAGTAGCCCTGTGTCGCCTGCTGCTGCAGGAACCGGATATCCTGCTGCTGGATGAGCCCACCAATCACCTGGATGCGGAATCGGTATTGTGGCTGGAACATCATCTGGAACAATACAAAGGAACGGTAATCTGTGTGACTCATGACCGGTATTTTCTGGACAACGTAGCGGGGTGGATACTTGAACTGGATAGAGGCGAAGGCATTCCCTGGAAGGGTAACTATTCATCTTGGCTTGAACAAAAACAGCAGCGGTTGTTGCAGGAAGAAAAAGCGGAATCAAGACGGCAGAAAATGCTTCAACGGGAACTGGAGTGGGTGCGCATGGGAGCCAAAGGACGACAGGCAAAGGGTAAAGCCCGTTTGGCCAATTATGAAAAACTGCTCAGCGAAGATGTAAAAAAGAAAGAAGAACAGCTGGAAATATACATCCCGCCTGGTCCTCGTTTGGGAGCAAAGGTGATTGAGGCAAAAAACGTATCCAAGAGCTTCGGTAACAAACTGCTGTTTGAAAACCTTAACTTCAGTCTTCCGCAGGGAGGCATAGTGGGTGTGATTGGCCCCAATGGCGCTGGTAAAACAACCTTATTCAGAATGATTATGGGTGAGGTCAAGCCGGACAGCGGCTCCTTTGAAATCGGCCCTACCGTGAAAATTTCTTATGTTGATCAGGAACACGTAAACATTGATCCGGAAAAAACAGTGTGGGAAGCAATCAGTAGCGGCAACGAATGGATTGAGTTAGGCAAACTCAAACTGAATTCCCGCGGGTATGTATCCCGTTTTAATTTTAACGGTGCCGATCAGCAGAAAAAAGTCAAAGTACTCTCCGGAGGTGAACGCAATCGCCTTCACCTGGCGCTGACCCTACGGGAAGAAGCCAATGTGTTGCTGCTTGACGAGCCCACCAATGACCTGGACGTAAATACCATGCGTGCCTTGGAAGAGGCGCTGGAGAATTATGCAGGATGTGCCGTAATCATTTCCCACGACCGCTGGTTCCTTGACCGTGTTTGTACGCACATCCTGGCTTTTGAAGGCGAGGGCGTGGTGTATTTCTACGAAGGAGGCTTCAGCGACTATGAGGAAAACAGAAGAATGCGGCAGGGCGATGAGGTTAAAAGATTCCGCTATAAAAAACTGGTAGCAGGATAA
- a CDS encoding oxidoreductase — protein sequence MSDFRFIPYRHKAYSEEEMLSRAKEFYALLNARRSIREFSDKPVPAAIIENIIMTASTAPSGAHRQPWTFCAVADAALKREIRKAAEAEEYENYHGRMPKEWLDALAPFCTDWKKPFLETAPWLIVVFRRIYEIKGNTKANNYYVNESVGIATGMLLAAIHYAGLVALTHTPSPMQFLGRILNRSENEKPFLLIPVGYPADGVKVPDLKRKSKEEVLVIYS from the coding sequence ATGAGTGATTTTCGATTTATTCCATACCGGCATAAAGCCTATTCCGAAGAAGAAATGCTTTCCAGGGCAAAGGAGTTTTACGCATTGTTAAATGCCCGTAGGAGCATTCGGGAATTTTCCGATAAGCCTGTGCCGGCAGCAATCATTGAAAATATCATAATGACAGCATCTACCGCACCCAGTGGTGCCCACCGGCAGCCGTGGACCTTTTGTGCCGTAGCAGATGCCGCATTGAAGAGGGAAATACGAAAGGCGGCTGAGGCCGAAGAATATGAAAATTATCACGGCCGAATGCCTAAGGAGTGGCTGGATGCACTGGCGCCTTTTTGTACTGATTGGAAAAAGCCTTTTTTGGAAACTGCACCCTGGCTTATTGTGGTGTTTCGCAGGATTTATGAAATAAAGGGAAATACAAAAGCGAATAACTATTACGTGAATGAATCGGTTGGTATCGCTACAGGGATGCTTCTTGCAGCTATCCATTATGCCGGACTCGTTGCCCTGACTCATACTCCCAGTCCGATGCAATTTCTGGGTCGCATACTCAACCGCTCTGAAAACGAGAAGCCATTCTTATTGATTCCGGTAGGCTATCCGGCTGATGGGGTAAAGGTGCCTGATCTGAAGCGAAAAAGCAAGGAGGAAGTGCTGGTAATATATAGTTGA
- a CDS encoding chalcone isomerase codes for MPKKFLKQKNNMNKTAIILGWIAGWLLIPTWLAAQTTIAGVNFPSVLKTEKGELVINGGGVREKLWIDVYVAALYLLEKNKDPRKIIEADQPMAVRLEIVSSMVNSDNMSEAVREGFEKSTRGNTSPLKDRIDAFIGVFSEPIKQKDVFELVYIPDTGVKIYKNGAYKSVIRGLDFKKALFGIWLGDQPVSTSLKNGMLGN; via the coding sequence ATGCCGAAAAAATTCCTTAAACAAAAAAACAACATGAACAAAACAGCGATTATCCTGGGGTGGATTGCCGGTTGGTTGCTCATACCAACCTGGCTGGCGGCTCAGACCACCATTGCCGGGGTCAACTTTCCTTCTGTTCTTAAGACCGAAAAAGGGGAGCTGGTAATAAATGGCGGGGGTGTGCGGGAAAAACTCTGGATAGATGTATATGTTGCCGCCCTTTATCTGCTTGAAAAGAACAAAGATCCGCGGAAAATCATAGAAGCTGATCAGCCCATGGCTGTGCGTTTGGAGATTGTTTCCTCAATGGTGAACAGCGATAACATGAGCGAGGCTGTACGTGAAGGATTTGAGAAGTCTACCCGTGGCAACACCTCTCCGCTGAAGGATAGAATTGATGCCTTTATAGGGGTTTTCAGCGAGCCGATAAAGCAAAAAGATGTCTTTGAGCTGGTATATATACCGGATACAGGGGTAAAAATTTATAAGAACGGTGCTTACAAATCGGTTATCAGAGGGTTAGATTTCAAAAAAGCCCTGTTTGGTATCTGGCTGGGAGATCAGCCGGTGAGCACCTCCCTGAAGAACGGTATGCTCGGAAACTGA
- a CDS encoding membrane protein, translated as MKASARYFFTLVVLHLLGSHAWGQVTISGKVIDELSREPLISANVIVKGTTIGAATDLDGVFKFEISDTVNQVTLVVSYIGYEDREIILKKPFQFTEIRLKNFVIKGEEVVISGSRIKESVMESGISIDKIDAREIKTAPSGNFYSGLNTLADIDVVSSSAAFNVVNMRGFNTTQPERSVQYIDGIDNQAPGLNFAVGNLMGANDLDLSSVEIIHGPSSALYGANAFQGVISMTTKDPFNFPGLGIQIKGGSRSYFDVQGRYARTFGKNNQWGFKLAAAYMRIDDWPADDDSANVYGDIEVEVNMSEIVRQLQYKEVGSVDGTDTFTQSDLDDAIALNNWLDFNPEANPGKKTIIAPGIPESAVADYNSNAWRINPTLYWRYKEDHEVSLMAKYGRGTAVYQGTNRYSLKDITFQQYKLEFKGKNYQAKAYATLENAGDTYDNVFTAINISKEGIGEYVSEYISTYFDALDSLVGGFSNCPDCVRPDQIERAKQIAEDSAKTKWILPGSPKFDSLFQIITKDPDLQTGSKFLDESKLINIDGYYNFRDLWDWMEILAGASYRVYLPKSYGTIFSDSLVNPADTLPDGRNDPDAEYHKIVTHEFGLFAQAIKRLLDNKLKLEFSIRMDKYTNFKPQLSPRGSIVFTHNDHTLRLSAASGYRLPTLQDQYIHLDLGPITLIGNLNGFQDSYTLRSVEDFWDGYDTMTVVPPDTVLEVYKINRLRPEKVRTVEVGYRTVHNKVLYIDFSFYHNWYTDFIGDIRVAVPRDGIAGEETGYNDIITRNYDLRQIPVNSKSTVRTWGFTVGLSYYFGRGITFKGNYTYSDINEKDIDDDLIPGFNTPKHKFNLGLEGKRVWKGLGFNSNFRWSDTYLWQGPFGDGQIPPFFTLDAQLNYEFKEYYTTIAVGGSNLLNRKYRTAYGSPLIGRMLYASLIFEINKL; from the coding sequence ATGAAAGCATCTGCCCGTTATTTTTTCACTCTGGTTGTATTACATCTCCTTGGATCCCATGCATGGGGTCAGGTTACTATTTCTGGAAAAGTGATTGATGAGCTGAGCCGTGAACCGTTGATTTCAGCCAATGTCATAGTGAAGGGTACTACCATAGGGGCAGCTACCGACCTGGATGGGGTATTCAAGTTTGAAATTTCTGATACCGTAAACCAGGTAACACTCGTAGTTTCCTATATCGGATATGAAGACCGGGAAATCATACTGAAGAAGCCCTTTCAGTTTACAGAAATCCGATTGAAAAACTTTGTAATTAAAGGTGAGGAAGTGGTGATTTCGGGCTCCCGCATCAAGGAATCTGTAATGGAATCAGGGATTTCCATTGACAAGATAGATGCCCGGGAAATAAAAACCGCCCCCTCCGGCAACTTTTACTCAGGTCTGAATACACTTGCTGATATTGACGTGGTATCCTCCAGCGCTGCTTTCAACGTGGTGAACATGCGCGGTTTTAACACCACGCAGCCTGAGCGCTCGGTGCAATATATAGACGGTATAGACAATCAGGCTCCGGGATTGAATTTCGCTGTAGGAAATCTGATGGGAGCTAATGATCTTGACTTGTCCAGTGTGGAAATTATCCACGGCCCTTCTTCTGCTTTATATGGAGCCAACGCTTTTCAGGGCGTAATCAGCATGACCACCAAAGACCCTTTCAACTTTCCCGGACTCGGAATTCAAATTAAGGGTGGCAGCCGCAGCTATTTTGATGTGCAGGGCCGCTATGCACGCACCTTCGGAAAAAATAACCAGTGGGGCTTCAAGCTGGCCGCAGCCTATATGCGCATTGACGACTGGCCGGCTGATGATGATTCAGCCAACGTTTACGGTGACATTGAAGTGGAGGTCAATATGAGTGAAATTGTGCGGCAGCTACAATATAAGGAAGTTGGTTCGGTAGATGGCACAGACACCTTCACCCAAAGTGACCTGGATGATGCCATCGCTCTGAACAACTGGCTGGATTTTAACCCCGAAGCCAACCCCGGCAAGAAAACTATTATCGCTCCCGGCATACCGGAATCAGCCGTGGCCGATTATAATTCCAATGCGTGGAGAATTAACCCCACCCTCTACTGGCGCTATAAAGAAGATCATGAAGTATCGCTGATGGCAAAATATGGAAGGGGCACAGCAGTCTATCAGGGAACCAATCGCTACAGCCTTAAGGATATCACCTTTCAGCAATACAAACTTGAATTCAAAGGCAAAAATTATCAGGCCAAAGCCTATGCTACTCTTGAAAATGCCGGGGATACCTACGATAATGTGTTTACCGCCATTAACATCTCCAAAGAAGGCATTGGTGAATATGTATCCGAATACATAAGCACGTATTTTGATGCATTGGATTCCCTCGTGGGAGGCTTTTCCAACTGTCCGGACTGTGTGCGTCCCGATCAGATTGAAAGAGCAAAACAAATCGCTGAAGATTCCGCGAAAACCAAATGGATTTTACCGGGTTCTCCCAAGTTTGACTCTCTTTTTCAGATTATCACCAAAGACCCTGACCTGCAGACAGGCTCCAAGTTCCTGGACGAATCCAAGCTGATCAATATTGACGGCTACTACAATTTCCGCGACCTCTGGGATTGGATGGAAATATTGGCTGGCGCCTCGTATCGGGTCTATTTACCCAAATCCTACGGCACTATCTTCAGTGACTCACTGGTTAATCCTGCTGACACGCTGCCGGATGGTCGCAATGATCCGGATGCGGAATATCATAAGATTGTAACTCATGAATTCGGATTATTTGCTCAGGCCATTAAGCGGCTGCTGGATAATAAGCTCAAACTGGAGTTTTCCATCCGCATGGATAAATACACCAATTTTAAACCTCAGCTTTCTCCGCGCGGTTCCATTGTCTTCACCCATAATGACCACACCCTGCGACTATCCGCAGCTTCTGGCTATCGGTTGCCCACCCTGCAGGATCAGTATATCCACCTGGATCTGGGCCCCATAACCCTCATCGGCAACCTGAATGGCTTTCAGGATTCTTACACCCTTCGTTCGGTAGAAGATTTCTGGGATGGTTATGACACGATGACCGTAGTGCCTCCTGACACGGTCCTGGAAGTATATAAAATTAATCGCCTGCGTCCCGAAAAAGTGCGTACCGTGGAAGTGGGTTATCGTACCGTACACAACAAGGTACTGTATATTGACTTTAGTTTTTACCACAACTGGTACACCGATTTTATCGGAGATATCCGGGTAGCAGTACCTCGTGATGGCATTGCCGGAGAAGAAACCGGCTACAACGATATCATCACCCGTAACTATGACCTGAGGCAAATTCCGGTGAATTCAAAATCTACCGTGCGCACATGGGGCTTCACAGTAGGGTTATCCTACTACTTTGGACGTGGCATCACCTTTAAAGGCAACTACACCTATTCAGATATCAATGAAAAAGATATAGATGATGACCTGATTCCCGGCTTCAACACGCCCAAACACAAATTCAACCTGGGTCTGGAAGGAAAGCGGGTGTGGAAAGGCCTTGGCTTCAATTCCAACTTCCGCTGGTCCGATACTTATCTGTGGCAAGGCCCCTTCGGAGATGGCCAGATTCCGCCCTTCTTCACGCTGGATGCCCAGCTGAATTACGAGTTTAAGGAATACTATACCACTATAGCTGTAGGGGGATCCAATCTGCTCAACCGGAAGTATCGTACCGCTTATGGTTCGCCTCTCATCGGACGGATGCTTTATGCTTCGCTGATTTTTGAAATCAACAAATTATAG
- a CDS encoding transporter has protein sequence MDSVTLLTRFMPVALGVIMLGLGLTLHVQDFTRILKYPKAAIVGLTCQMILLPILCFAIAKASGLPPELAVGLMLLAASPGGATANLYSHLAHGDVALNITLTAVNSVLSLFTLPLIVNFSLEYFMDQGQFIPMQFQKVVEVFAVVLIPVTLGMAIKNFFPAIAHRLSRPVKISSALLLAVIILIVTLQELNNLKIYFFQVGIPALIFNVLSMLIGYIVPLLVRLGKPQAIAISMEIGIHNGALAIFVALNVLHNSTMSMPAALYSLIMFFTAAAFGVFINLGSKKKQKI, from the coding sequence ATGGATTCCGTAACGCTGCTGACCCGATTTATGCCCGTAGCCCTCGGAGTAATTATGCTGGGGCTGGGACTCACCTTACATGTGCAGGATTTTACACGTATCCTGAAATATCCCAAAGCAGCAATTGTAGGACTGACATGCCAGATGATTTTGCTTCCCATTCTTTGCTTCGCCATTGCAAAGGCTTCAGGTCTGCCTCCCGAGCTGGCCGTAGGCCTAATGCTGCTGGCGGCTTCTCCCGGTGGCGCAACAGCTAATCTGTATAGCCATTTGGCCCATGGCGATGTAGCCCTTAACATCACCCTCACTGCCGTCAACAGCGTGCTGAGTCTTTTTACACTTCCTCTGATCGTCAATTTCTCTCTGGAATATTTCATGGACCAAGGTCAGTTTATACCGATGCAATTTCAGAAGGTGGTGGAAGTATTTGCAGTGGTGTTAATACCGGTTACTCTGGGCATGGCCATAAAAAACTTCTTCCCGGCTATTGCCCACAGGCTTTCCAGGCCGGTGAAAATTTCTTCAGCCCTGCTGCTGGCAGTTATCATCTTGATTGTTACCCTGCAGGAGTTGAATAATCTGAAAATTTATTTCTTTCAGGTAGGTATCCCTGCTCTGATTTTCAATGTACTCAGCATGCTGATAGGCTACATTGTTCCGCTTCTGGTGCGTCTGGGCAAACCGCAAGCCATAGCCATAAGCATGGAGATCGGTATCCATAACGGGGCATTGGCAATTTTCGTAGCACTGAACGTGCTGCATAACAGCACCATGTCCATGCCGGCCGCCCTCTATAGCCTGATTATGTTTTTTACTGCCGCAGCTTTCGGAGTTTTTATTAATCTGGGGAGTAAAAAGAAACAGAAGATTTAG
- a CDS encoding polyisoprenoid-binding protein translates to MKQVFFYLALFCGLTGVMQAQSTKWVFDKSHSKIGFEATHMVISKVQGNFTSYEGTVLSDKPDFTDAKIDFTIDVASINTENEQRDNHLRSDDFFNAEKYPKITFKGKSLKKVSDNQYKLSGDLTIRDVTKPVELDVTYGGTVKDPWGNTRAGFHVKGVIDRFDYNLKWNAALETGGLVVGREIVINCPIELIRQ, encoded by the coding sequence ATGAAACAGGTATTTTTTTATTTAGCGCTCTTTTGCGGTCTGACAGGTGTAATGCAGGCCCAGTCTACAAAATGGGTGTTTGACAAGTCCCATTCCAAGATTGGTTTTGAAGCTACACACATGGTTATTTCAAAAGTACAGGGCAACTTTACCTCGTATGAGGGCACAGTTTTATCAGACAAACCCGACTTTACGGATGCCAAAATTGATTTCACCATAGATGTTGCCAGCATCAATACAGAAAACGAGCAGCGGGACAACCACCTGCGGTCTGATGATTTTTTCAATGCCGAAAAATATCCCAAAATCACCTTCAAGGGAAAAAGCCTGAAGAAGGTAAGCGACAATCAGTATAAGCTCAGCGGTGACCTTACCATCAGAGATGTAACCAAACCCGTTGAACTGGATGTGACCTATGGAGGTACAGTGAAAGATCCGTGGGGCAATACCCGCGCTGGATTTCATGTTAAGGGCGTGATTGATCGCTTTGACTATAACTTAAAATGGAATGCGGCCCTTGAAACCGGTGGTCTGGTTGTAGGACGCGAAATAGTTATTAACTGCCCTATAGAACTGATTAGGCAATAA